Proteins from a single region of Flavobacterium sp. YJ01:
- a CDS encoding ferredoxin: MVIVTLQRDKCIGCNYCVEMDPVHFQMSKKDGKSVLIHSQNAKGFFTLKSTNHTIVESCELAAKACPVKIITVKEI; this comes from the coding sequence ATGGTTATTGTTACTTTACAAAGGGATAAATGTATCGGCTGTAATTACTGTGTCGAAATGGATCCTGTACATTTTCAAATGTCAAAAAAAGATGGAAAATCGGTTCTGATTCATTCGCAGAATGCAAAAGGCTTTTTTACATTGAAATCTACAAATCATACGATTGTTGAGAGTTGTGAATTAGCTGCAAAAGCTTGTCCGGTGAAGATTATTACGGTTAAGGAAATATAA